A window of Calditrichia bacterium contains these coding sequences:
- a CDS encoding mechanosensitive ion channel: MENFNEILAYVQQNFTLFALRLVGAIATYIIGKWLSRKISNSMSKLLINKEVDQTLVDFLKKIVYFGLLIVTILAALTQMGIETTSFVAIIGAAGLAVGLALQGSLSNFAAGVLLIILRPFKVGDFIEAAGVAGKVEGISILTTNLATPQNEAVVIPNSAITSGNIKNYSAKEMRRVDMVFGIGYDDDIKKAKEILNDLIAKDSRVLKEPAPKIALSELADSSVNFVCRPWVKSADYWDLYFDMHEAVKTRFDAEGISIPFPQRDVHVYNT; this comes from the coding sequence TTGGAAAATTTCAATGAAATTTTGGCATATGTTCAGCAAAATTTTACGCTGTTTGCCCTGCGGTTGGTTGGCGCGATAGCGACATATATTATCGGTAAATGGCTTTCCCGGAAGATCAGCAATTCAATGAGCAAGCTCCTGATCAACAAAGAAGTTGACCAGACGCTCGTCGATTTTCTGAAAAAGATCGTCTATTTTGGTTTATTGATTGTGACCATTTTGGCGGCGTTAACGCAAATGGGCATCGAAACAACCTCATTTGTTGCAATAATCGGTGCTGCCGGTTTGGCGGTCGGTTTGGCGTTGCAGGGATCGTTGTCCAATTTTGCCGCGGGTGTTTTGCTGATTATTTTGCGACCGTTCAAAGTGGGTGATTTTATCGAAGCAGCCGGTGTTGCCGGAAAAGTTGAGGGCATCAGTATTCTGACAACCAATTTGGCAACCCCACAAAACGAAGCTGTGGTAATTCCAAATTCTGCAATAACTTCGGGAAATATAAAGAATTACAGCGCGAAAGAAATGCGCCGTGTCGATATGGTTTTCGGCATCGGTTATGATGACGATATTAAAAAAGCGAAAGAAATTTTGAACGATCTGATCGCAAAAGATTCGCGCGTGTTAAAAGAACCCGCACCGAAAATCGCGCTTTCGGAGCTTGCCGACAGCAGCGTTAATTTCGTTTGCCGCCCGTGGGTAAAATCTGCAGATTATTGGGATTTGTATTTTGATATGCACGAAGCCGTGAAAACCCGGTTCGATGCCGAAGGCATCAGCATTCCGTTTCCGCAACGGGATGTGCATGTGTATAACACTTAA
- a CDS encoding PP2C family protein-serine/threonine phosphatase: protein MGKPISETFQRIYKLYASDLSITEIERLVKRDAPGIYDYYLREAQKVDQQKNPVERTIRLVGNLFEAFLRKLSPSRRLFYSLILFLFIYSVVGASWFWAIGSFVLLNVLLAFELADKLIAKDELEVARDIQMNLMPQQPPAHPNFEISSYCEAAREVGGDYFDFIHPKSEKGVSYVMVGDVSGKGMAAALHMVQVQALLHSLIEQYDSPKAVLQALNKQVKPIFNSRCFFTINLAKLTNDNSLRFCRAGHMPLLIYRAATDDCETITPNGLGIGLHNGKFDECLAEVEVGTHPGDVLCFFTDGIVETMNAQKVEFGEQRFQEALCANAHKSAQDIQTAILSELAHFRGAASANDDLTLVIMKAR, encoded by the coding sequence ATGGGCAAACCGATATCGGAAACATTTCAGCGAATTTATAAATTATACGCCAGCGATCTGAGTATCACGGAGATTGAGCGACTCGTAAAACGCGATGCGCCGGGTATTTACGATTATTACCTGCGCGAAGCGCAAAAGGTGGATCAGCAGAAAAATCCCGTTGAGCGAACCATCCGTTTGGTTGGCAATTTGTTTGAAGCGTTTCTGCGAAAATTGTCGCCATCCCGGCGATTGTTTTATTCACTGATCCTTTTTTTGTTCATTTATTCTGTGGTTGGCGCGAGCTGGTTTTGGGCGATCGGCTCATTTGTGCTGCTGAATGTGTTGCTGGCGTTTGAACTGGCGGACAAATTAATCGCCAAAGATGAGCTGGAAGTCGCCCGCGATATCCAAATGAACCTGATGCCGCAACAGCCGCCCGCACACCCGAATTTCGAAATTTCCAGCTATTGCGAAGCTGCCCGCGAGGTTGGCGGCGATTATTTCGATTTCATCCACCCGAAATCGGAAAAAGGCGTAAGTTACGTAATGGTGGGCGATGTTTCCGGAAAAGGGATGGCTGCCGCATTGCACATGGTTCAGGTTCAGGCGCTGTTGCACAGTTTGATCGAACAATATGATTCGCCAAAAGCAGTGTTGCAAGCGCTCAATAAACAGGTGAAACCGATCTTCAATTCCCGCTGTTTTTTTACCATCAATCTTGCTAAACTGACCAACGACAACTCGCTGCGGTTTTGTCGCGCGGGACACATGCCGTTGCTGATTTACCGCGCTGCAACTGATGATTGCGAAACGATCACGCCAAACGGTTTGGGAATCGGTTTGCACAATGGCAAATTTGACGAATGTCTTGCGGAAGTTGAAGTTGGAACACATCCCGGCGACGTGCTTTGTTTTTTCACCGATGGCATTGTGGAAACGATGAATGCCCAAAAAGTGGAATTTGGCGAGCAGCGATTTCAAGAGGCGCTTTGCGCAAATGCCCATAAATCTGCCCAAGACATCCAGACGGCAATTTTATCCGAACTGGCGCATTTTCGCGGCGCAGCCAGCGCCAACGACGATCTGACCTTGGTGATCATGAAAGCCCGCTAA
- a CDS encoding glycosyltransferase family 39 protein: protein MENYGKYLLGGLFAITIFTRFFAIGADSLWLDEGLSIRLAAHPFDQIFAAAAPVDHNPPLFLYLLHFWLNIFGTGEIAARSFSALCSIAAFPLIWLLARRLFDKKIALLTLLIFAISPFQVYYAQETRSYALLNLLSLASVFCFLEWLRNNRKIWQIALLAVNILLVYSHIFGWFIVLFENLWWLYLALQKKPAPSLPNWLILQGLTALAFLPYALHLMQLVLQIQKGYWINPPEVKHFLATFIQFGGSISLGIFAIIFALLGVGFGVRSPQKSSLKFLMFWMLTPILVPITMSLVLRPFYLIRYPIAAAIPFYMLAAIGVARLPLRWRNAAIVLLIGLGGWSLFNYYSNDTRAPWRNVATDIGELAKPDDLLLIGADFCKRDVFDYYGSSLPQRIIGISRESDSLITADLRQSLISTKTNIYFIASHFGTDEKKLVGELSGIANLVKTTEYPHRDLFGRKQVFIRVYRFTAMQSPGK, encoded by the coding sequence ATGGAAAATTACGGGAAATATCTGCTCGGGGGATTGTTTGCAATTACAATTTTCACCCGCTTTTTTGCGATCGGCGCCGACAGTTTATGGCTGGACGAAGGCTTGAGCATCCGGCTCGCGGCGCACCCGTTCGATCAGATTTTTGCAGCCGCAGCGCCGGTGGATCACAATCCGCCGCTATTTTTGTATCTGTTGCACTTCTGGCTGAACATTTTTGGCACCGGCGAAATTGCCGCGCGCAGTTTTTCGGCACTCTGCAGCATTGCGGCGTTCCCGCTAATTTGGCTGCTGGCTCGCCGGTTATTCGATAAAAAAATTGCCCTGCTTACCCTGCTCATTTTCGCAATCAGCCCGTTTCAGGTGTATTACGCACAGGAAACCCGCAGTTACGCGTTGCTCAATTTGCTGTCGCTGGCTTCCGTTTTTTGTTTTTTGGAATGGCTGCGGAACAACCGGAAAATCTGGCAAATCGCGCTGCTTGCCGTGAACATTTTACTGGTTTACAGCCATATTTTCGGATGGTTCATCGTACTGTTCGAAAATCTGTGGTGGCTCTATCTTGCCCTGCAAAAAAAGCCGGCACCTTCCCTCCCCAACTGGTTAATTTTACAGGGATTAACCGCACTTGCTTTTCTGCCGTATGCGCTGCATTTAATGCAATTGGTGCTCCAGATTCAAAAAGGATATTGGATCAACCCACCGGAAGTCAAACATTTTTTAGCGACGTTTATCCAATTTGGCGGATCGATATCACTCGGAATTTTTGCGATTATTTTTGCGCTCCTCGGTGTCGGTTTTGGCGTTCGATCACCCCAAAAATCTTCGCTCAAATTTTTAATGTTTTGGATGCTCACCCCTATTCTCGTGCCTATCACGATGTCGCTGGTGCTGCGTCCGTTTTATCTGATTCGCTACCCGATTGCGGCGGCGATTCCGTTTTATATGTTGGCGGCTATCGGCGTTGCCCGATTGCCATTACGCTGGCGAAACGCCGCAATTGTCCTGCTGATTGGTTTGGGCGGTTGGTCGCTGTTCAATTATTATTCGAACGACACACGCGCGCCGTGGCGCAATGTTGCAACGGACATCGGGGAGCTGGCGAAACCGGACGACCTGCTGCTAATCGGCGCGGATTTTTGCAAACGCGATGTGTTCGATTATTACGGAAGCTCGCTACCGCAGCGCATCATCGGCATTTCCCGCGAAAGCGATTCGCTGATAACCGCCGATTTACGGCAATCACTAATTTCAACAAAAACAAATATTTATTTTATTGCATCACATTTTGGAACGGATGAAAAAAAGCTGGTGGGTGAATTGTCGGGAATTGCAAATCTGGTGAAAACAACAGAATATCCGCATCGGGATTTGTTCGGCAGGAAACAGGTGTTTATCCGGGTTTATCGATTTACGGCAATGCAATCGCCGGGGAAATAG
- a CDS encoding CotH kinase family protein translates to MKLLLWILTFCFYTTSALFSQSIKINEVVASNTESFIDEDGDYPDWIELFNAGNTTQNFTGFWLSDNRSNLQKWQFPDVNMAPGEFRIIYASDKNRRNTANYWETKITWGDFWRYQPGFSEPPTDWHTLAFNDSQWEWGPSGFGYGDDDDSTIVANGILSVYIRNTFNIADTSQLTHALLHIDYDDGFVAYLNGTEIARANMDGIHPAFNQPANEQHEALIINGKPPHRFSLDSLLTLFREGENVLAIQAHNISAGSSDLTMIPFLTLGFRNEFPGRRPVHPLIEPNLPRLHTNFKLSAESETVFLSGPTGMVIDSLAYVNLPSDISWGRMPDGSDTLYYFAPATPGFPNISNGYSGIASEPQFSISGGFFDMPQSIVLSGLNPGETIRYTTNGEAPTETATVYSNPIEINTTTVIRARTFAPGQLPSGQHTQTYFFGTNHDLPVISISTDIGHFFDQDSGIYVFGNDYEPVPPFFGANFWEDWERPVNIELFETDGSQVINQGAGVKIYGGFSRANPQKSLAVFARGKYGAGSFDYPIFADKNINEFQAFILRNSGNDWGRTMFRDGFIQDAIAPTGIERLAYRPAVLYLNGVYWGILNIREKINEHFIESNTHIPSDSIEILEGDAVSVYGATDHYKAMINFVESNDLSDPANYAYLKTKMDVENFLRYTVSEIFIDNRDWPGNNIKFWRPARQDGRWRWIIFDTDFGFNLLSSSNHSYNTLAMMLDPVGEDWPNPPWSTLLFRKLIQNPEFRQDFINRSADYMNSIFRPEILLSQIDAKAAAIASEIDTTLSRWDQNPADWEWNIEQMRSFSRKRQPYFRSHIMQELGVSDTLNIVLSSNLRDAGSVQVNAITVSKFPWLGQYFKDIPVELTAIARPGFRFTGWTGIEPADSAHVVVPMSQGVLAVANFEQDNSQFATVVINEVNYNSAAPFDSEDWVEFYNNSGEPVDMSGWYFRDEDDTHNFFFPDGFVLQPDSFAVICSDTVLFTSVYPSVTNYLGNTGFGLSGNGELLRLYNAANEIVDSLTYDDNAPWPTEPDGNGASLSLKNPNLDNTLPGSWTASLGNGTPGQINDIFVGIDETSHPAIPETFALYQNFPNPFNPQTTILFDLPESAKVKVQIFDLLGRRVATLANRQFIAGRYELQWQPEAQISSGVYFYRIDAGEKFVQTRRMIFIR, encoded by the coding sequence ATGAAATTGCTTTTATGGATCTTAACTTTCTGTTTTTACACAACTTCCGCACTATTTTCTCAATCCATTAAAATTAACGAAGTTGTCGCTTCCAACACAGAATCGTTCATCGACGAAGACGGCGATTATCCGGACTGGATTGAACTGTTTAACGCAGGTAACACAACACAGAATTTCACTGGCTTCTGGCTGTCCGACAACCGTTCAAATCTTCAAAAATGGCAGTTTCCGGATGTAAATATGGCTCCCGGTGAATTCAGGATAATTTACGCATCGGATAAAAATCGCCGCAACACAGCCAATTATTGGGAAACCAAAATCACCTGGGGTGACTTTTGGCGATATCAACCCGGATTTTCCGAACCGCCAACTGATTGGCATACGCTCGCTTTCAACGATTCTCAATGGGAATGGGGACCCAGTGGCTTTGGCTATGGCGATGATGACGATTCCACAATAGTTGCCAACGGCATTCTGTCGGTTTATATCCGCAATACGTTTAACATTGCCGATACGAGCCAACTGACACACGCGCTTTTACACATCGATTACGATGACGGTTTTGTTGCATATCTCAACGGAACGGAAATTGCCCGGGCAAATATGGACGGTATTCATCCGGCATTTAATCAACCGGCCAACGAACAGCATGAGGCATTAATTATCAATGGCAAACCGCCGCACCGGTTCTCTCTGGATAGCTTGCTCACGCTTTTCCGGGAGGGTGAAAATGTGCTGGCGATACAGGCGCATAACATTAGCGCCGGATCATCAGATCTGACGATGATCCCGTTTTTGACACTGGGCTTTCGTAATGAGTTTCCAGGCAGACGACCGGTACATCCGCTGATCGAGCCGAATCTGCCCAGATTACACACCAATTTTAAACTGTCCGCTGAAAGCGAAACTGTTTTTTTGAGCGGGCCAACAGGCATGGTAATCGACTCTCTGGCGTATGTCAACCTGCCATCGGATATCAGCTGGGGTCGTATGCCGGACGGCAGCGACACACTGTATTATTTTGCACCAGCGACACCCGGTTTCCCGAACATCAGTAATGGGTATAGTGGCATTGCCTCCGAACCGCAATTTTCGATTTCCGGCGGTTTTTTCGATATGCCACAAAGCATCGTATTGAGCGGATTAAATCCCGGCGAAACCATTCGATATACAACAAATGGCGAAGCTCCAACCGAAACCGCGACAGTTTACAGCAACCCGATCGAAATCAATACAACAACTGTTATTCGTGCACGAACATTTGCGCCGGGGCAGTTGCCCAGCGGTCAGCATACCCAAACTTATTTTTTTGGTACAAATCATGACCTGCCGGTAATTTCCATCAGCACGGACATTGGACATTTTTTTGATCAGGATTCCGGCATTTACGTATTCGGAAACGATTACGAGCCGGTGCCGCCATTTTTCGGTGCCAACTTTTGGGAGGATTGGGAACGCCCGGTAAATATCGAGCTGTTTGAAACCGATGGTTCACAGGTGATAAATCAGGGTGCGGGTGTTAAAATTTATGGCGGGTTTTCCCGGGCAAATCCCCAAAAATCACTTGCGGTGTTCGCCCGTGGAAAATATGGCGCCGGCAGCTTTGACTACCCAATATTTGCCGATAAAAATATCAATGAATTTCAGGCATTTATCTTGCGCAACAGCGGCAACGACTGGGGCAGAACCATGTTTCGCGATGGATTTATTCAGGATGCCATCGCTCCGACCGGAATTGAACGGCTGGCTTACCGTCCGGCTGTGCTTTATTTAAACGGTGTGTATTGGGGCATTCTCAATATCCGCGAAAAAATCAACGAACATTTCATCGAATCAAACACCCATATTCCATCGGATAGTATTGAGATTCTCGAAGGTGACGCTGTCAGTGTTTACGGAGCAACGGATCACTACAAAGCAATGATCAACTTTGTTGAATCCAACGATTTAAGTGACCCTGCCAATTATGCGTATCTCAAAACCAAAATGGATGTGGAAAATTTTCTCCGCTACACAGTATCAGAAATTTTTATAGACAACCGCGATTGGCCGGGAAATAATATCAAATTCTGGCGCCCTGCCCGGCAGGACGGACGCTGGCGTTGGATTATTTTCGATACAGATTTCGGCTTTAATCTATTAAGCTCATCAAACCATTCCTACAATACACTGGCGATGATGCTCGATCCGGTTGGAGAAGATTGGCCAAATCCGCCGTGGTCGACACTGCTTTTCCGCAAACTGATCCAAAACCCCGAATTCCGGCAAGATTTTATCAATCGCAGTGCGGATTATATGAACAGCATTTTTCGTCCGGAAATATTGCTTTCGCAAATCGATGCAAAAGCAGCAGCAATTGCCAGCGAAATCGATACGACATTATCCCGTTGGGACCAAAACCCGGCAGATTGGGAATGGAATATCGAACAGATGCGCTCATTTTCCCGAAAGCGTCAGCCATATTTCAGATCGCACATCATGCAGGAACTGGGTGTTTCGGATACGCTGAACATTGTTCTCAGCAGCAATTTACGCGATGCCGGTTCAGTTCAGGTGAATGCAATTACTGTCAGCAAATTTCCCTGGCTGGGACAATATTTTAAAGATATTCCTGTTGAACTGACCGCAATTGCGCGTCCGGGGTTCCGATTCACCGGCTGGACAGGCATCGAACCGGCAGACTCTGCCCACGTTGTTGTGCCGATGAGCCAAGGCGTACTCGCCGTCGCCAATTTTGAACAGGACAACAGCCAGTTTGCGACGGTTGTCATCAATGAAGTCAATTACAATTCCGCAGCACCGTTCGATTCGGAAGATTGGGTGGAATTTTACAACAACAGCGGCGAACCGGTGGACATGAGCGGCTGGTATTTCCGCGATGAAGACGATACCCATAACTTTTTTTTCCCGGATGGGTTTGTACTTCAGCCGGATTCATTTGCGGTAATTTGCAGCGATACCGTGCTGTTCACATCGGTTTACCCGTCGGTCACCAATTATCTCGGGAACACCGGTTTTGGGCTGAGCGGCAACGGCGAACTGCTCCGGCTGTATAATGCCGCCAACGAAATTGTCGATTCGCTCACCTATGACGATAACGCGCCCTGGCCCACAGAACCAGACGGAAATGGGGCCTCACTATCGCTAAAAAATCCCAATCTCGATAATACGCTGCCGGGAAGTTGGACGGCTTCACTGGGTAATGGAACGCCCGGCCAAATCAACGATATTTTTGTGGGAATCGACGAAACAAGCCATCCGGCTATTCCGGAAACGTTTGCGCTTTATCAAAATTTCCCGAATCCGTTTAATCCACAAACAACAATATTGTTTGATTTGCCGGAATCAGCAAAAGTGAAAGTGCAAATTTTCGATCTGCTCGGTCGGCGGGTTGCTACACTTGCGAATCGCCAGTTCATCGCCGGACGATACGAATTGCAGTGGCAGCCGGAAGCGCAGATCAGCTCCGGCGTATATTTTTACCGCATCGATGCCGGAGAGAAATTTGTGCAAACCAGACGGATGATTTTTATCCGCTGA
- a CDS encoding dCTP deaminase, with protein sequence MILSGKDIYSRLGKEIKIEPFSESQLNPNSYNLRLHNELLVYNETELDMRKKNEATLITIPEDGLLLETHKLYLGRTIEYTETDGLVPMLEGRSSVGRLGLFVHVTAGFGDVGFCGFWTLEIFCVQPIRIYPGVEVCQIYYHSISGDYEKYHSSKYQNNSGIQTSKLYKDFEK encoded by the coding sequence ATGATTTTATCCGGAAAAGACATTTACTCACGTTTGGGAAAAGAAATCAAAATTGAACCGTTTTCGGAATCGCAGTTGAACCCGAACAGCTACAATTTACGGCTACACAACGAATTGCTGGTTTACAACGAAACCGAATTGGACATGCGCAAAAAGAACGAAGCAACATTAATTACCATTCCGGAAGATGGGTTGCTGTTGGAAACGCACAAACTTTATTTGGGCAGAACCATCGAATATACCGAAACTGACGGTTTGGTGCCGATGCTGGAAGGTCGCTCCTCCGTTGGGCGATTGGGGTTGTTTGTGCATGTGACCGCCGGTTTTGGCGATGTCGGTTTCTGTGGATTTTGGACGTTGGAAATTTTTTGTGTGCAGCCGATCCGGATTTATCCGGGGGTGGAAGTTTGTCAGATTTATTACCACTCCATTTCCGGCGATTACGAAAAATACCACAGCAGCAAATACCAGAACAATAGCGGCATTCAAACAAGCAAATTGTATAAGGATTTCGAGAAATAA
- the rpiA gene encoding ribose-5-phosphate isomerase RpiA — translation MTPQEKLKQQAAHAAVEWIENGMIVGLGTGSTVRFALEKIAEKIRTGELQHIAGIPSSEQTELRSRELGIPLTDFAAHTVIDVTIDGADEVDPQLNLIKGGGGALLREKVLAQASRKNVIIVDESKLSPALGCKWAVPIEVVPFAVDAVSNFLKSIGGTVALRQKPDGTPFFTDQLNLILDTDFGEITQPNELAAQLNNCAGIVEHGLFLNLTSAVIVAGSAGIRTILRQIASDSSPKKFGNQPKIA, via the coding sequence ATGACACCGCAGGAAAAGCTGAAACAACAGGCTGCCCACGCCGCCGTTGAGTGGATCGAAAACGGGATGATTGTCGGACTCGGTACCGGCAGTACCGTTCGGTTTGCGTTGGAAAAAATCGCTGAAAAAATCCGAACCGGTGAATTGCAACACATCGCAGGCATCCCGAGCTCCGAACAAACAGAATTGCGCTCCCGCGAACTTGGCATTCCACTGACCGATTTTGCGGCACACACGGTGATCGACGTAACCATCGACGGTGCGGACGAAGTTGACCCGCAACTCAACCTCATCAAAGGCGGCGGCGGTGCGTTGCTCCGCGAAAAAGTACTCGCCCAGGCTTCCCGGAAAAATGTGATTATCGTGGATGAAAGCAAGCTTTCACCGGCACTCGGCTGCAAATGGGCAGTGCCCATCGAGGTTGTTCCGTTTGCGGTAGATGCGGTTTCCAATTTCTTGAAATCGATTGGCGGGACTGTCGCGTTGCGCCAAAAACCCGACGGAACCCCGTTTTTCACCGATCAACTAAATTTGATACTCGATACCGATTTTGGCGAAATTACCCAACCCAACGAACTGGCTGCACAATTGAACAACTGTGCCGGAATTGTTGAACACGGTTTGTTTCTCAACCTGACCAGCGCGGTTATCGTTGCCGGTTCCGCCGGAATCCGCACCATTCTCCGGCAAATCGCGTCGGATTCTTCACCCAAAAAATTTGGAAATCAGCCCAAAATTGCATAA
- a CDS encoding bifunctional transaldolase/phosoglucose isomerase, whose protein sequence is MSKLKQLANHGQSIWLDFIRRSYLTTGELKQLVSEGLGGVTSNPTIFEKAIAGSSDYDSAMQLLIEKNYTVQEIYEALAIEDIAMAAENLRPVYDATDAKDGFVSLEVDPTLANDTQKTIEEAKRLYQAVNHPNVMIKVPATPAGIPAIAELIGVGININVTLIFSLSNYLQVANAYLDGLEILAKNGPKVPGGHPVNRVASVASFFVSRVDTAVDNQLKEIDNSDLAGKIAIANAKVAYKMFGEIFSGSRWDALEKLGARVQRPLWASTGTKNPGYSDTMYVDSLIGADTVNTLPPATMDAFKDHGIVATTITENVAEAERQLVQLGDLGINIDEITLKLQDEGVVAFAKSFESLMNSITDKRQRMMSDQKRFGASLGKYENTVNRALQQFQKQKIASRLWQKDHTIWKDDPTEITNRLGWLSSADVSLEAAGEIESFVDQLRDEGFTHALLLGMGGSSLAPEVFRKTFGVREGYLDLSVLDSTDPAAVLDAYANSNPANTVYIVSTKSGGTVETLSFLKFFYNKCLELLGENKVGEHFVAITDPGSGLEDMAKSLNFRKIFLNDPDIGGRYSALSFFGIVPAAVIGMNIRQLLERAEIAVDMSKHESNLSDNEPLILGTMMGELAKNGRDKLTLVTAPEISAFGAWLEQLIAESTGKEGLGILPVDGEALLAPKFYGNDRVFVYLSLKSDPKTTAALDKLADAGHPIVHITLRDIYDLGTEFFRWEIATAISGVSLKINPFDQPNVESAKISARAMLDAYKKEGKLPDETPALSTEKMTLFGKVSGKTPDEALSEFLKHLPDGNGDLMPRGYISIQAYVKMDAATDEALQKFRTVLQKRYHTATTIGYGPRFLHSTGQLHKGDAGNGLFIQITDEILEDAAIPDQPGMDFSAVSFGVLKHSQALGDRKALEDAGREVIRIHAKNVIAAINELTEKLA, encoded by the coding sequence ATGTCCAAATTAAAGCAGTTAGCCAATCATGGACAATCCATTTGGCTGGATTTTATTCGCCGTTCATATTTAACCACCGGTGAACTGAAACAGCTGGTTTCAGAAGGATTAGGCGGTGTCACCTCTAATCCAACTATTTTCGAAAAAGCCATTGCGGGCAGTTCCGATTACGACAGCGCAATGCAATTGCTCATCGAAAAAAATTACACCGTTCAGGAAATTTATGAAGCGTTGGCGATTGAGGATATTGCCATGGCAGCAGAAAATTTACGCCCGGTTTACGATGCGACAGATGCAAAAGATGGTTTCGTCAGCCTCGAAGTTGATCCCACTTTGGCAAACGATACGCAAAAAACCATTGAAGAAGCCAAACGCCTCTATCAAGCGGTCAATCACCCGAATGTGATGATCAAAGTGCCGGCAACGCCTGCCGGAATTCCGGCAATCGCGGAGCTGATCGGCGTTGGCATCAATATAAATGTGACCCTCATTTTCAGCTTGAGCAATTATCTGCAAGTTGCCAATGCCTATCTGGATGGGTTAGAAATTCTCGCCAAAAATGGACCGAAAGTGCCGGGCGGACATCCGGTGAACCGGGTGGCCTCGGTGGCTTCATTTTTTGTCAGCCGGGTGGATACGGCGGTTGACAATCAATTAAAAGAAATCGATAACAGCGATCTAGCAGGCAAAATTGCCATCGCTAACGCCAAAGTTGCCTATAAAATGTTCGGTGAAATTTTTAGCGGTTCCCGATGGGATGCGCTCGAAAAACTGGGTGCCCGCGTTCAGCGACCGCTGTGGGCCAGCACCGGCACCAAAAATCCCGGTTATTCGGATACGATGTATGTGGATTCGCTCATCGGCGCGGATACCGTCAACACGCTCCCGCCTGCAACGATGGACGCATTCAAAGACCACGGAATTGTTGCCACAACTATTACTGAAAATGTGGCTGAAGCCGAGCGCCAACTGGTGCAATTGGGCGATTTGGGAATCAATATTGACGAAATTACCCTAAAATTGCAGGATGAGGGTGTTGTCGCATTTGCCAAATCTTTTGAATCGCTGATGAACAGCATTACCGACAAACGCCAGCGAATGATGTCTGACCAAAAACGGTTTGGCGCTTCGCTCGGCAAATATGAAAACACCGTCAACCGGGCATTGCAGCAGTTCCAAAAGCAGAAAATCGCCAGCCGTTTGTGGCAAAAAGACCACACCATTTGGAAAGACGATCCCACCGAAATTACCAATCGTTTGGGCTGGTTGAGCAGCGCGGACGTTTCGCTGGAAGCTGCCGGTGAAATCGAATCTTTTGTCGATCAGCTTCGCGATGAAGGCTTTACCCACGCCCTGCTGTTGGGAATGGGCGGCTCCAGCCTGGCACCTGAAGTGTTCAGGAAAACATTTGGCGTGCGGGAAGGGTATCTCGATTTATCTGTTTTGGACAGCACAGATCCAGCCGCAGTGCTGGATGCCTACGCCAACAGTAATCCCGCAAACACTGTTTACATTGTGTCCACCAAATCCGGCGGCACAGTGGAAACCCTTTCGTTTTTGAAATTTTTCTACAATAAGTGTCTGGAATTATTGGGTGAGAATAAGGTTGGCGAACATTTTGTTGCCATTACCGATCCCGGCAGCGGATTGGAAGACATGGCAAAATCATTGAATTTCCGTAAAATTTTTCTCAACGATCCGGACATCGGCGGACGCTATTCCGCGCTCTCGTTTTTCGGAATCGTTCCGGCGGCGGTCATCGGAATGAACATTCGCCAACTGCTGGAACGTGCCGAAATTGCGGTAGATATGAGCAAACACGAAAGCAATTTATCCGATAATGAACCACTCATTCTCGGCACAATGATGGGCGAACTCGCCAAAAACGGTCGCGACAAATTGACGCTCGTAACCGCACCGGAAATCAGTGCATTTGGCGCATGGCTGGAACAACTGATCGCCGAAAGCACCGGAAAAGAAGGCCTCGGCATTTTGCCGGTCGATGGCGAAGCATTGCTCGCGCCCAAGTTTTACGGAAACGACCGCGTTTTTGTCTATCTCAGCCTCAAATCCGATCCCAAAACGACAGCAGCTTTGGACAAACTTGCGGACGCGGGACACCCGATTGTGCACATCACGTTGCGCGATATTTACGATCTCGGCACCGAATTTTTCCGGTGGGAAATCGCCACGGCAATCAGCGGTGTTTCGCTGAAAATCAATCCGTTTGATCAGCCGAATGTGGAATCCGCCAAAATTTCTGCCCGCGCAATGCTGGATGCTTACAAAAAAGAAGGCAAATTACCCGACGAAACCCCGGCACTCAGCACCGAAAAAATGACGCTTTTTGGAAAAGTGAGCGGAAAAACGCCGGACGAAGCGCTCTCTGAATTCTTGAAACATCTGCCGGATGGCAACGGCGACCTGATGCCGCGTGGCTATATTTCTATTCAGGCTTACGTAAAAATGGACGCCGCAACAGATGAAGCGCTGCAGAAATTCCGCACGGTTTTGCAAAAACGCTATCACACCGCAACCACCATCGGTTACGGTCCGCGATTTTTACACTCCACCGGACAGTTGCACAAAGGCGATGCAGGCAACGGATTGTTCATTCAAATAACTGATGAAATATTGGAAGATGCCGCAATTCCCGATCAACCCGGGATGGATTTTTCCGCGGTTTCCTTTGGGGTTTTGAAACATTCGCAGGCGCTCGGTGACCGGAAAGCTTTGGAAGATGCCGGTCGCGAGGTCATCCGGATCCACGCCAAAAATGTGATTGCAGCAATCAACGAATTGACGGAAAAACTGGCATGA